In Hyalangium ruber, the genomic stretch GCGGTCCATTTCACCACCAACGGGACGCTGCTCTCCGAAGAGCGCCTGGCGCGGCTGTCTCCGTACCTTGGCGAGGTCCGCGTGTCGCTCTACGAGGACAATGACTGGGAAGGGTGCATCCAGCGCCTCGCCCACGCGGGGCAGCGGTTTGGCGCGAACCTCCTCGCCACGCCGGACCGGGTGTCCGAACTGCCGGCACAACTCCGGATGCTTCACCAGCGAGGCTGTCGCGATGCCGCCGTGTTGCGCTACGTCGGGAACGACCCGCGACTGCGGCTGAGCGCGGCGGACGAGGCCCGGCTCACGGCCGTGATCGCCGAGAGTCCCCTCCGCGCGCGGCTGTCCGTTTGTTTCGGCGATACCCTGGTGGAGGTTCCTCGGCTCTTTGGGGGCGACTGTGGCGCGGGTCTGGACTTCGTCACCCTCACCTCCGACCGGCGGCTGAAGGCCTGCTCCTTCCATGGCTCGGGCTTTCAGGTCTCTTCCGCGGAGGAGGTGCTCGCGGCGTGGACCGGGCGGCGGGAGCGGCTGTCGGCTCCTTCGCCACTGCAGGGCTGTGCGCGGGCGAGCACCCCGCGGGCGGAGTCGCTTCCCGAGGGTGTCCGCATCTGGCGCGGCTTCTCGGGAAACAACAGCGGGGATTGCGTGCTGGTGGGCCGCTTCGAGACCTCCGAGGAGGCCAGCACTTATATCGATGCGCTCCTTCCCGACTGGAAGCCCGGAAGTCTCTACCCGGAGCGCTGGAAGGAACTGCTGGCCGCGGAGGGCATTTCGGCGGGGGAGGGCGAGTACTCGCCGGAGGTGATGACGTCCATTGGCAGCACCGTCCTGCTCCATACGGACATGACACTGGGGGACGACTTCCCTTCGCTGCGGGCACTGCTGTGGAAGCGAAAGGGGCGCGCGGTCCACTCCGAGATTCACGGACACGACCCGCTGGCGCTGGCCATCGGGTTCGGCGCGAAAGAGGGGCGCGCGCTCGGCGAGCTGGAGCAGGCGCTGAGCCAGGAGCAGTTCGAGCCCTTCGTTCGTCACGCGAATCAGCTGTATGGACTCGTCTCTTTCGGGGGGACCCCGCGCGGTGCCGAGTCCCTGGAGGTCCGAGTCGAGAGGCTCAAGGCCATCGCTCGGGAGTGTGGCGCGGTCGTCTCGGCGGAACTGGTGAGGGTTCCCGAGGAGCAACGGCTCGAGCGGCACCTGGCGTCCCGCGTCCCCAAGGCCGGTCGGGAGCGCATGTGGGCCCGATTCGAGTCGGCACAGGCCGCCTCCCGCTACGCGCGTGACCTCAGTGGCACGTTCACCGTTGCTGGCCCGCATGTCCTGTTCGAGGAGGACCACTTTGGGCCACGGCTGGGATTTCTCGCCCAGCGTCAGGGTGGCACGGCGCAGGTGCTCACCAGCAAGCGTGTCCTCGTGACGGGCAGCTTCTCTGAGACACAGGCCGGGCCGCCCGACATCGTTCCGCACCTGCGTCCGTACCTGACGCCAGACGACCGACTCGAGGTCGGCCAGCAGGCGCGGTGGATCTCCGTGGAGGTCAACACCCTGGAGCCAGGGCGTGTGTTGAAGGCGCTCATCGAGCTGGAGGCGCTCCTGGGAGCGCGGGCCTGGGTCCGGGTGCAGCCGGACAATCCACTGGCGGAGGCGCTGCACCGTATCCGCAGGGACCTGGCGTCCCGTGCGGGTGGCTCGTCGCCCTGAGTCGTACGCGCTTCCGGGCGTACTTCAGGCCGCCGCGGGGCGGGACACCTCGAGGATGCCGAAGCCGTTGCCGCCGTAGAAGGTGGCGAGCTGCTGGGCGCTCACGGTGAGGGTGCCGCCGCGCACCAGCGGATCCCCGACGAGGTACTGGCCCTCGGGCGTCTTGCCGAGCACGGTGATGAAGTGGCCGCCCGGGTCGCGCCCGTTGAGGTAGTTGCCGACTTCGAGCTGGCTGGAGCCCCAGGCGCTCCAGGCGCCGTAGCCGCCGAGGATGACCGGGTTGCCGCGCGCGAGCGCCTGATCCACCGCGCTCACCACCGGACCAGACAGCGTCGTCGTCCGCGCCCCGAGCGCCCGCAGGCCCTGGGCGAGCTGCGAGGTGCCCATGCGCGTGGAGTACGTGCTGTCGTAGCCGAGCACCGCGTCGCGCACTCGGTCGATGGAGGAGGAGGCCGTCTGCGCCGTGGCCGGAGTCATCAGCCCCAGCGCCGCCAGCGCCATCACCCCGGAGGTCGGGCCACAGTCATTGAATCCGTAGGGGTTGCCTCCGCTGTTGGAGGCAGTGGGGCCCCACTGGGTGAGGAAGAAGCGGTTGGCCTCCTGGAGCGTGGTGGGCAGGCCCGCGCCTGCGGGGGGCGAGGTGGGCGTGCTGGGCACGGTCGGAGTCTGGCCGCCCGGGAAGAGCGTCTGCACGTGGCTGCGGATGAGCTGCTCGTACTGCTGGCCGCGCCAGTCGTTCATGCCTCCCGGGCCTCGGTGCCACGCGCGCGCCGCGGCGTGCGGGCCGCCGTAGGCCCGCGAGAAGTCGGCCAGCTTCTTGGCGGCGAACTCCAGCTGCCACTCGGGCGGGATGCTCACCGCGTTGGCGCCGCGCCCGGCGTAGAAGTTCTGCTGGCCCGGCTGCGTGGTGCGCACCCACGCCTCGAACTCTCCCAGCAGGCCGTTGTCGTCGTAGCCCAGCAGGCCATGGCCCGTGCCATCCAGGTGGACGATGTGGTTCTTGAAGCTCGACTCCTGGAAGACCATGCCGGCCAGGATCTTCGGATCAAAGCCGTACTGGGTGCCGTAGCGCTCGATCGTCGGCCACAGCTCCTGGAGCGTGAACGTGTGGTTGGGCGCGTTGGAGAGCGGCCCCGTGCTGGGCGTGCCCGGCGTCGTCGGCGTCGTGGGTGGAGTCGGCGCCGAGGTGCCGCCCGGCAGGGTGAGCGTCTGGCCCACGTAGATGCGGTCGGGGTTGGACAGCCCGTTGGTGCGCATCAGCGCATCCACCGTGGTGCCGAAGCGCTGGGCGATGCCCGAGAGCGTGTCTCCGGCGCGCACCGTGTACGTGGAAGGCGTGCTCGGAGGCGGGGTGGGCGTCGTCGGCGTGCCGCTCGGGATGCTGAGCTGCTGGCCCACGTAGATGCGGTCGGGGTTGGTGATGCTGTTGGCCCGAGAGAGCGCGTCCACCGTGGTGCCGAAGCGCTGGGCAATGCCCGAGAGCGTGTCTCCCGCGCGCACCGTGTAGACCGTGCCCGTGGCCTGGAACGCGTCAACGCGTGCCGTGGAACGCGTACCAATTGATTGGGATGCTTCGAAGCCGTCCGCGGGCAGGCTGCTCCGGGAGGCGAGGGGAGCAGTCGCGGCGGCAGTCGAAATGGGCGAGTTAACCTTCTGGAAAGACTTGGGAATCTCGTTCGTGGCGATACGCATGATGGGCTCTCGGGAGGGCTGTGGAAGCGTGCGGCTTACACAGCAGTTCTCGGGCCTAATCCGGCGGAGTTTCCGAAAAAGATTTCGCGCTAAATTTTTCTAGAGCTTCTTCGTGGCCTTCTTGTTCGCCACCGGCGCCTTCTGAGCCGCCACGGGCCGGTCCACCTTGAGCAGCTCCAGGTCCGTGGAGTCCCCGGTGGACACCTTGATGATGCCCACCCCGGGCGCGAACCAGATGAAGCTGTCGATCTGCCGACCCTTCGCCCCCGGGCGGCTGGCCCGCGCCGTGGTCGTGTTCTTCACCTTCACCGCCTTGAAGGTGCCCGCGCCGACCGTCACTTCTTCCTCCCCGACGACGGTGGCCTCCTTGTCGAAGGTCGTGGCGATCACCATGCCCGGCATCTTCGCCGACTCGGGCGGCTGCATCTTCACCGACAGCGAATTGCGCCACACCGAGCCCGGCACCATGTTCACCGACGGTGGGACGACCACCCCCTCGGAGGAAACCACCTCCACCTGCATCCCCGAGGCCGACAGCAGCGTGCCCTCCAGGCCGCCAAGCCCCGTGCGCACGCCCTCCGAGGTACAGAAGGCCTCGGTTTCGCCGCGCTTTCCCTTGAGTTCCACCGCCAGGAGTCCCTTCACCCCCTCCGGCACGGCGGTCACTCCCTGGGTCGAAAGCGTCAGCTCCGAAGATCGACCCGCCCGGTAGGTCAGCTTCAGCCCGTTCTCCAGCGGGAAGTACGGGTTGGGGCAGGGGGCCTCGGCCACGGCCATGTCAGACCGCTGAGGTAGTGGTTCCGGGCTCGCCCCGAGGAGGAGCGAGAGGGCTAGCAAGGGCTGGTACGTAGGACGCCTCCAGAAGGATCACCGGGAAGGTAGGGTGCGTCTCTCACTTTTCAACCCCTTACCGTTCACCGGCGACGGTACAGGGCGTCATCCGAAATGTAGGGTCACACGTTGCATGGTCACGCTTGATCCCCTCATACTCGGCTGGTACAGCTGACCACACGCGGAGGCCGATTTTTCGGCCCTGGAGCGATTTCCACACCCGCGCACCACGCCGCACAGGAGCACCGCTGGATGCGTATCAAGCGCCTGGACATCACTGGCTTCAAGTCATTCATGGAGCGCAGCGTCTTCAGCTTCGGCGAAGGCGTCACCGGCATCGTCGGCCCCAACGGCTGTGGCAAGTCCAACGTGGTGGACGCCATCCGCTGGGCCATGGGCGAGCAGAGCGCCAAGAACCTGCGCGGCCGCGGCATGGAGGACGTCATCTTCAACGGCTCGGAGTCCAAGCCGCCGCTGTCCATGGCCGAGGTGTCGCTCACCTTCGCCATGGAGGAGACGGACGGGCTGGCTCCGCAGTACCAGGGCCTGCCGGAGATCACCGTCACCCGCCGCCTGTTCCGTAACGGCGAGTCCGAGTACCTCATCAACAAGACGACGTGCCGGCTTCTCGACATCACCGAGCTGCTGCTGGGCACGGGCGTCGGCACCAAGGCCTACTCCATCATCGAGCAGGGCCGCGTGGGTCTGATCGTCTCCAGCAAGCCGGAGGACCGCCGGTCGATCATCGAAGAGGCGGCCGGCGTCACCAAGTACAAGGCCCGGCGCAAGGCGGCCGAGCGCAAGATGGAGGCCACCGAGGCCAACCTGCTGCGCGTCACGGACATCACCAACGAGCTGGAGAAGCGGCTCGACACGCTGTCGCGCCAGGCGAAGAAGGCCGAGAAGTACAAGAAGCTCAAGGCGCGCATGCGGGACATCGATCTGCACGCCGCCAGCCACCGCTACCTGGAGCTGCAGGCCGAGAAGAAGGTGCTCGGGATGCGGCTGGAGAGCCTGGGCTCCGAGG encodes the following:
- a CDS encoding radical SAM protein is translated as MQPFPDWRPHALDGALLWFHRKTGTNLRLDGPHTRHLKRRAPRLVLFGITNACNLACTFCSRDREARSEWTVDSAFEVLEGLSRAGTLEVAFGGGEPLAFRGFDELVRRLATETPLAVHFTTNGTLLSEERLARLSPYLGEVRVSLYEDNDWEGCIQRLAHAGQRFGANLLATPDRVSELPAQLRMLHQRGCRDAAVLRYVGNDPRLRLSAADEARLTAVIAESPLRARLSVCFGDTLVEVPRLFGGDCGAGLDFVTLTSDRRLKACSFHGSGFQVSSAEEVLAAWTGRRERLSAPSPLQGCARASTPRAESLPEGVRIWRGFSGNNSGDCVLVGRFETSEEASTYIDALLPDWKPGSLYPERWKELLAAEGISAGEGEYSPEVMTSIGSTVLLHTDMTLGDDFPSLRALLWKRKGRAVHSEIHGHDPLALAIGFGAKEGRALGELEQALSQEQFEPFVRHANQLYGLVSFGGTPRGAESLEVRVERLKAIARECGAVVSAELVRVPEEQRLERHLASRVPKAGRERMWARFESAQAASRYARDLSGTFTVAGPHVLFEEDHFGPRLGFLAQRQGGTAQVLTSKRVLVTGSFSETQAGPPDIVPHLRPYLTPDDRLEVGQQARWISVEVNTLEPGRVLKALIELEALLGARAWVRVQPDNPLAEALHRIRRDLASRAGGSSP
- a CDS encoding LysM peptidoglycan-binding domain-containing protein — protein: MRIATNEIPKSFQKVNSPISTAAATAPLASRSSLPADGFEASQSIGTRSTARVDAFQATGTVYTVRAGDTLSGIAQRFGTTVDALSRANSITNPDRIYVGQQLSIPSGTPTTPTPPPSTPSTYTVRAGDTLSGIAQRFGTTVDALMRTNGLSNPDRIYVGQTLTLPGGTSAPTPPTTPTTPGTPSTGPLSNAPNHTFTLQELWPTIERYGTQYGFDPKILAGMVFQESSFKNHIVHLDGTGHGLLGYDDNGLLGEFEAWVRTTQPGQQNFYAGRGANAVSIPPEWQLEFAAKKLADFSRAYGGPHAAARAWHRGPGGMNDWRGQQYEQLIRSHVQTLFPGGQTPTVPSTPTSPPAGAGLPTTLQEANRFFLTQWGPTASNSGGNPYGFNDCGPTSGVMALAALGLMTPATAQTASSSIDRVRDAVLGYDSTYSTRMGTSQLAQGLRALGARTTTLSGPVVSAVDQALARGNPVILGGYGAWSAWGSSQLEVGNYLNGRDPGGHFITVLGKTPEGQYLVGDPLVRGGTLTVSAQQLATFYGGNGFGILEVSRPAAA